Below is a genomic region from Penaeus vannamei isolate JL-2024 chromosome 18, ASM4276789v1, whole genome shotgun sequence.
tctctctctctctctctctctctctctctctctctctctctctctctctctctctctctctctctcactctctcactcactcactcactcacttactctctctttctccttcccttcttgcatttatttgtttatgttttacttTGGTTTCGCATTCgttgctttctttatttttgcattttcattacatttttttcctcagatttttctttttatttcctcactgtatctcgttctctctatttaaatacaaatgtgtcgtagaaaaaaaatcacattcaactttctcattcattctcagtttttatagagagggaagaagggagatgaggaagagagagagagagagaggaaggggagggaggggaaagagagagagggagaaggagagcaagaggaagggaggatgtgtgtgtgtgtgtgagagagagagagagagaggaaaaggtttTATATGCAGATCCTACCAtggctttctctttatttatgtatctatctatctatctgtctacatgtctatctatatatgaacatatcgccgtctctctctctctggcatttgtttgtttaggtttgtAGTGTTTTTTTACtcgttgttttagttgtttatttttccatttctttgttttttcattccgatttttctttcaaatttctctgtctgtatctttctttgtttttcttcttaatttagaTACAAATCTAACGCAAGTAAACACATCTAACCTTATCCATTTTCAATCATTCCCTCTATTTTATActcgtttgtttattctatttccttattctattcattcatttcttgttTCGGTAACCTTCCCCaaccgacccccctcccctcgccccttatGCGACAGGTTTCTTTttcgtaaaaaaagagaagacggaaaagggatagagaagggggaggagggaagaagggagagagagggaaggaggtaggaagggaggaaggagagtgagatagggagagtgatagggagaggaagagtggtagggagggagagagagaaagagagaatgagtggaagAGATAATGTCATAAATACATAGTTTATAAACCCACCTAAACTGTACATGAATAGACATCGTCcgggtggaggaacggttaacggtgTGGCCGGGGATTCCCCGAGGCCCGCGTTCGAgaccgttccatgccaagtgtggagtcACACGTAGGCCTCCCTTTTAGTTTTGTCTATTCATGGAGTTtattatataacaaataaatattgtatataaaacACTTACGAATATAGGTCTACAGTCTGTATAGACGAGGGTGAACACGCATTTTCTTTGATGTTGATCATatgactatctgtctatttctccatttatctatctatatatatgtatttatacacgtctatctatatatgaacatatcgctctctctctctctttcctttctccgaaagagaaagaccgaaggttatcattaaaacaaaacaaaaaacagctgttCCTCCGTTGCGAATTGTCTCTCAgttaaacttttttatttttttattatattttaaatctaatcttttttattctttttcttaccaTTGGATAGCAGAGCACTCAAAATCATTGGCATTCagtggtttctctctttctctttctatgtctatatttgtctctctctatatatatatcctttctcgcATTTGTTTTAGACTTTACTTTGGTTTCTTActccttgttttgtttgtttatttttgtattttctttacattttttcagattttattttgaattttctctctctttttttagataCAAATATGTCGTAGAAGAAATAATTAACTTTAAATCATTCTCACTTTTTATATCTttaatttattctatttcattactTTATTCAATTATTTCGTATGTCCTGCGACAGACGTTTCTTTCTCGTaataaggagaaggtggaagagggacaaagtgggggaaggagggaagaagggagatgaggaagagagagggagggaagaagggagataaggaagagagagggagggaagggagataaggaagagagagggagggaaaaagagagatacagaagagagaggcaggaagggagagagggagggagatgaagagagagggaaagggagaggtagaggatgagagaaagagaaggagggagggtgttgggggtttATGTTTACTTTCATAAATCCACTTTGTTCTTTTAGAATGTCCCGGACTGGAATGGCTTATCTAAGGGCTCTAACCAAAACAACAGGTTTCatactgtaaaatatatattcacaaatatatacacttagAAATGTCTCAAGAGATACAAAAATCACAAAGGATAAAATCCTTGATAATGGAAGCACCAAAGTTCATAACACTAGTTTTCTGTTCAAGGATGCAACAGCATAAGTAACCTGTCTTCTCCAGCACGAATCTTGGGACGGTTCCTCGCTTGTTATGCGCTCACAATGCTTGAAGACAAACATTCCATGAAGCAGACAAATCATCAAAAGAGGTTGTAAACAAGGGTATACACTATACATTTGCCATAACATTCCCAAGCGCACACTATAACTGAACAAAAATGGTGCTTTAAACAAACAAGCTAAACAGAAAATATATCGAAATAAAACAAGACACTTACTGAGGTGGCCATCTCACTTTGCTCCGATCTCTGCACCATAGCTTGGGTGGTTCACAAGTTATCTCTGGGCGACACTTCGCTACGAAGCCTACTGCTTCGGAGCGGAGTGAACTCGAACACACTATTCGCACTCTCGTGCTTACCATACTCTTAAAATAGGGAAATAACACCATTTCACAAAGCCCTCTAATTTGACTAAAATCCCAGAGATTTTAGGTGGTGTGATTTTACTAAGAAGCACTGCGGCTTAAAACATCAGCACCTATGTTACATTCACCTTTAATGTAGTCCAGGGAGAAAGAATATGGCTGTAGAGAAAGTGACCAACGCATtaatttaccattaccatttttcatatttcttaagTATGTCAAAGGTTGTTGATCTGTTTGAAGAACAAATTCCTTTCCGTAAAGATAATACTTGATTGTTTCAATAGCCCAAACTATACTTAAACATTCGCTTTCTATTACAGCATATTTCTTCTCACGTTCCAGCAAAGTCCTATTAGAATAAGCAATAGGCATCAACACATCATTATGATCTTGTAGCAACACTGCACCCAGACCAGTGTCTGAAGCATCGGTTCTTAGAAGAAATGTTTTGGAGTttaatcttttccttttgttcattAGTCCACTGTGGGTTATTACTACTAAACTTTCTCAATATTACATTTACAGGTGGAACTATATCTGAAAAGTTAGGAATGAACTTTCTATAAAAGGACAGTACCTAGGAAAGATCTCAGTTGTTTCTTGGTCTGAGGGAGAGGCATATCCATAATAGCACCAACCTTATCTGAAAGTGGTTGAATGCAGTTCTTGCCTACGGCAAACCCCAGATATTTAATTTCATACTGAGCAAGAAAACACTTATTTGGACCAGCTGTAAGACCTTTTTAGAAGAGCTGTGACATCACGAATGTGATCATTCCAATTCGTATTGTGTACAAcaatattatcaaaataacattCAGTGTTATTTAAACCATATAATACCTTCCTCATTAATCTAATAAAAGTAGCACAGGCCGTTTTCAACCCGAAGGGCATTCTAGTAAATTGCATAAGCCCACGGCTTGTAGCAAAAGCTGTTAGAGGTTTTGAATTATCCGAGAGAGGAATTTGCCAATACCCTTTGCTCAAATCAAGTTCAGTGAAATATGTATCGCCCACAAATTTACCAAGTGCTTCATCCATAAGAGGCATTGGTTCTGCATCAAAAAAGCAGACTTCATTTAATCCTCTGAAATCAACACAGAATCTCCATGTGTTATCATCTTTCTTTGCTAGGACCACTGGAGAACAGTATGGTGAGGTACTTGGTTCAATTACACCAAGTTTGAGCATGCGGTCAATTTCATCTTCATAATATTTGTGCAGATGATGAGGCACAGGATAAGGTATAATATGCACAGGGACATCGGTAGTCAAGTGAATTTCATGAATGATGGTATCAGTTCGACCAGGATTATCTGAAAACACATCTTGAAATTTGCTTACTAATTTATTTAAGTCTGTAACCTGTTCTGTAGACAACTGTGGATTGATGTTAAGTTTATTTTCAACAGCTTCATCTAACAGCGAGATATCACAAACATCATTAGCACAAACTGAATCATCAATAATACAAACTTGACAGACTGATACTTTTGCTTTAGGTTTCTCTCCTCGCCTGACATACTCCTTCAACATGTTAATATGGTAAAGCTCAACTTTACCACGAGCCTTAATCAAATAGTCTACTCCATTGTCGTGTCTCTTTAGCACAGAATAAGGGCCCTTCCACTGCATTTGAAGTTTGTTGTGTGAAGAAGGAAGCAAgaccaaaaaatgtatataatctgTTGATGGCAGCATTAGCTGAAGCTAGTTTAGCAGAATCTTCTAATCTAGTTCTTAAATCTAGGACATATTGATAAGTATTCTTTACTTCAAGTTCATCTTTTGTCTACAAGTCATGGAGAATGGATATTGGGCCACGAACCTGTCTCCCATACAGTAATTCAAATGGAGAAAATTTGAGTATCATTAGGTATTACTCTATAAGCAAAAAGTACTGAAGGTAAGTATCTATCCCTGTCATATGGTTTGTCTTGACACAGCTTCCTTAGCATTGCCTTCAAGACTGAATGAAATCTTTCGACTGTGGCATTACAACATGCGTGATAAGGACTAGTGTAAATGGCTTTGATGGATAACAGACAATTGATCTCGCTCATCAAATCTGATTTGAATTGGGTCCCTCTGTCACTAAGAATCTCTTTTGGAATGCCAACCCATGAAAAAATCTCTACTAGAGATTCTGCAACTGTTACAGTATCAATGTTCTTTAGTGGAACCCCCTATGGAAAACGAGTTGCAAAGTCTATCAGGGTCAAAATATATTTCTGTCCACGACTGGATGGTGTTAGTGGTCCAACAATATCAATTGCAACCCTTGAGAATGGTCACTAATTATTGGCATGGACACCAAAGGAGCTTTTCGAATATTACCCTTAGGGGATGACTTCTGGCAAACATGACATGATCGGCAATACCGCTTTATATCAGCACCTGCACCTGGCCAGAAAAAATTATGGAATACCTTTTCTGCTGTTTTTCTGTGTGAGAAGTGACCTGATAAAGTAGAATCATGAGCTGTTGACGGTATTGCGTAGATTACTGGGAACTACAAGTTGTATCATTCCTATCTCATGTTCATTTCTACTCTTCACACAGATACAACATATTAACCCATTGACTTTCTCATATTTGACTGTGCAATGTTTGACTGAAACCAAATTTTGACTAACCACTCTCCTCCTAATTTTGTCAAGACTAGGGCAGTTTGTTTGAGCTTCAATCAAATCAGACCTTGAGAGATTACCTACAGAAATCTCAGGGACAACAAGTGGACTAGGTGCTTGTGCCCTTGTCTGAACACCCAGTACTTTGCTCATTCCATTATTAAAAGTACGACATTTCTCACCCGGTTGCTTAATAGGAGATGGTAGCTTGACACCCTGAACCATTCCAATCAATACATCAGTAAATTTGATTGGGGCTGCTACTGCTCTAACCCACCCATTGATAAATTTACTTTTGATGAAACAGCGAACCTCTGGGAAACTTTTGTCAAAGCCAAGATAGTCATACAATTTAACATATTTACCTCTTTTAATGTTTAGAGGAATGAGTGAATCtttcacaataatgatagaacAACCAGTATCAAAGAGAACTTTAGCAGGCTTATTGAAGACTGTACCAACATCTGTAATGGTAGTTTCGGGGGCAACATTAGATTCAAAGACATTATTAATTTTAGAGGGCAACCTATGTTTAGGAGTAGCCTTAAGCTCTGGGCAATTAAGTCGGATATGCCCTGGTTTCTGGCAGTTTTGACATTTGACATTAGATTTACTTTGGAAGCCCTCAACATTAACTTTGGCCTGAAAGGTATTACGGATTCTCGTACTCCTATGAGCAGATCTGTACCTGTCAGCAGCCTGAGCCATATCCACACTGCTATCAAAAGAGCGTTCTTTTAGGAAGATTCTTAGATCATTGGGACAATTACTTAGCAACTGGTCTTTAACAAGGAATTCACACAAACTGTCATACTCCTTTGGTACATCACTAAGGTTAACCAACCAGTGATCTAAGCATTGCCTCATTCTCGGTAAAAGTTGCACATACGTCATAATGTCTTTTACTCTACTCTCCCTAAATCTCTTTCTGTATGAGTCAGCATCAACAGAATATGCTTTCAAAAGTGCCTCCTTTAACTTATCATAGTCACAGAATTTCTTCAGGTAAAGTTACATAAACCTTCAGAGCTTTGCCACTAAGCAGATAACCTAAATAGACATGATAGGTACTACACTCCCATTTCTGAAGATTAGCCATTCTTTCAAATCGCTTGAGAAAGTCATCAATCTCATCTTTCCCTTCTTGGAAATGAGGTAATCTCAACCCTGGATAACAATCATTAGTTTGGTTAGGCTCTCTAGTTTCTAACTTAAGGTTAGCTAGAGATAATTCATGAGCCCTTTGCTTTTCTGCCTCTAcagtttgtctctccctttccttttctgcttCAATTGCTTCAAGTTCTAGCCTttgtatctctcgctctttctgcctttcttccctttcaaATTCCTTCTTGTATCTTTCTTCCTAATTGGCAACTAGTAAATTTATGTCAGCAGGGGTAAAACCTGCCTCTTTAGCCTGCTTCACAAGTTCTATTAAATTTATTG
It encodes:
- the LOC113809194 gene encoding uncharacterized protein, which encodes MTYVQLLPRMRQCLDHWLVNLSDVPKEYDSLCEFLVKDQLLSNCPNDLRIFLKERSFDSSVDMAQAADRYRSAHRSTRIRNTFQAKVNVEGFQSKSNVKCQNCQKPGHIRLNCPELKATPKHRLPSKINNVFESNVAPETTITDVGTVFNKPAKVLFDTGCSIIIVKDSLIPLNIKRGKYVKLYDYLGFDKSFPEVRCFIKSKFINGWVRAVAAPIKFTDVLIGMVQGVKLPSPIKQPGEKCRTFNNGMSKVLGVQTRAQAPSPLVVPEISVGNLSRSDLIEAQTNCPSLDKIRRRVVSQNLVSVKHCTVKYEKVNGLICCICVKSRNEHEIGMIQLVVPSNLRNTVNSS